The Engystomops pustulosus chromosome 4, aEngPut4.maternal, whole genome shotgun sequence genome contains a region encoding:
- the DNM2 gene encoding dynamin-2 isoform X5 — translation MGNRGMEELIPLVNKLQDAFSSIGQSCNLDLPQIAVVGGQSAGKSSVLENFVGRDFLPRGSGIVTRRPLILQLIFSKTEYAEFLHCKSKKFTDFDEVRQEIEAETERVTGTNKGISPVPINLRVYSPHVLNLTLIDLPGITKVPVGDQPQDIEYQIRDMILQFISRESCLILAVTPANTDLANSDALKMAKEVDPQGLRTIGVITKLDLMDEGTDARDILENKLLPLRRGYIGVVNRSQKDIDGRKDIRAALAAERKFFLSHPAYRHMADRMGTPHLQKGLNQQLTNHIRETLPALRSKLQSQMLSLEKEVEEYKNFRPDDPTRKTKALLQMVQQLGVDFEKRIEGSGDQVDTLELSGGARINRIFHERFPFELVKMEFDEKDLRREISYAIKNIHGVRTGLFTPDLAFEAIVKKQVVKLKEPCLKCVDLVIQELINTVRQCTVKLASYPRLREESERIVTTYVREREGKTKEQILLLIDIELSYINTNHEDFIGFANAQQRSTQLNKKRAVPNQVIRRGWLTINNISIMKGGSKEYWFVLTAESLSWYKDDEEKEKKYMLPLDNLKIRDVEKGFMSNKHIFAIFNTEQRNVYKDLRQIELACDSQEDVDSWKASFLRAGVYPEKDQTENDEEVQENTFSMDPQLERQVETIRNLVDSYMAIINKTIRDLMPKTIMHLMINNTKDFIHSELLAFLYSSTDQNSLMEESADQAQRRDEMLRMYHALKEALNIIGDITTSTITTPVPPPVDDGWLQNSTSGHSPTVQRRPAATIMPPSRPPAVRGPTPGPPLIPLPAGGSAYPPIPSRPGSAAAFPAANNDPFSAPPQIPSRPARIPPGVPPGVPSRRPPAAPSRPTIIRPAEPSLLD, via the exons AGACTTTCTTCCCAGAGGATCCGGCATCGTCACtcgtcgccccctcatcctccagcTCATATTTTCTAAAACAG AATATGCCGAGTTCCTTCACTGCAAATCCAAGAAGTTCACAGACTTCGATGAGGTCCGGCAGGAGATCGAGGCGGAAACAGAAAGAGTAACTGGAACAAACAAAGGCATCTCACCGGTCCCCATCAACCTGCGCGTGTACTCCCCTCATG TTCTTAACTTGACCTTAATTGACCTTCCGGGTATCACCAAGGTCCCGGTCGGTGACCAACCCCAAGACATAGAATACCAGATCAGGGACATGATCCTGCAGTTCATCTCCCGGGAAAGCTGCCTCATCCTGGCCGTGACCCCCGCCAACACTGACCTGGCCAACTCCGACGCCCTAAAGATGGCCAAGGAGGTGGATCCACAAG GTTTAAGGACAATCGGTGTCATAACCAAACTGGATCTAATGGATGAAGGCACCGACGCCAGAGATATCCTAGAGAACAAATTACTGCCACTAAGAAGAG GTTACATTGGGGTGGTGAACAGAAGTCAGAAGGACATTGATGGTAGGAAGGACATCCGGGCTGCTCTGGCTGCTGAGCGGAAGTTCTTCCTGTCTCATCCCGCGTATCGGCACATGGCTGACAGAATGGGGACTCCACATCTACAGAAAGGCTTAAACCAG CAACTGACCAATCACATCCGGGAGACTCTCCCTGCCCTGCGAAGTAAACTGCAGAGTCAGATGCTTTCCCTGGAAAAGGAGGTTGAGGAGTATAAAAACTTCCGCCCTGACGATCCCACCCGGAAAACAAAAGCTCTCCTGCA GATGGTCCAGCAGCTGGGAGTGGATTTTGAGAAGAGAATCGAAGGTTCTGGTGATCAGGTGGACACCCTGGAGCTCTCCGGAGGTGCCAGGATTAACCGGATCTTCCATGAGCGCTTCCCCTTTGAGCTTGTAAAG ATGGAGTTTGACGAGAAGGATCTACGGAGGGAAATCAGCTACGCCATAAAGAACATCCATGGTGTGAG GACGGGTCTCTTCACCCCTGATTTGGCCTTTGAGGCTATAGTGAAGAAGCAGGTGGTAAAACTGAAGGAGCCGTGTCTGAAGTGCGTGGATCTGGTCATCCAGGAGCTGATCAACACTGTGAGACAATGTACAGTCAag CTGGCTTCTTACCCCAGACTTCGAGAAGAGAGCGAGAGGATTGTCACCACCTACGTCCGAGAGAGGGAAGGAAAaacaaaggagcag ATTCTGCTCCTGATAGACATTGAGCTGTCCTACATCAACACCAATCATGAGGATTTCATTGGATTTGCCAA TGCACAGCAGAGGAGCACGCAGCTGAACAAGAAGAGGGCTGTCCCCAACCAG GTCATCAGGAGAGGCTGGTTAACCATCAATAATATCAGCATCATGAAGGGGGGCTCCAAGGAGTACTGGTTCGTGCTGACTGCCGAGTCCTTGTCCTGGTATAAGGATGACGAG GAGAAAGAGAAAAAGTACATGTTGCCCCTGGACAATCTGAAGATCCGAGACGTAGAGAAGGGCTTCATGTCCAACAAACACATCTTTGCTATTTTTAACACTGAACAGCG GAACGTATACAAGGACCTGCGTCAGATAGAACTGGCCTGCGACTCCCAGGAGGACGTGGACAGCTGGAAGGCCTCTTTCCTCCGAGCTGGAGTCTACCCAGAAAAAGACCAG ACGGAGAATGATGAGGAGGTCCAGGAAAACACCTTCTCCATGGACCCACAGCTGGAGAGACAGGTGGAGACCATCCGAAACCTTGTGGATTCCTACATGGCTATTATCAACAAGACCATCCGTGACCTCATGCCAAAGACCATAATGCACCTCATGATCAACAAC ACAAAAGATTTCATTCATTCGGAGCTGCTGGCGTTTCTCTACTCCTCCACTGACCAGAACAGCCTGATGGAGGAGTCAGCGGACCAGGCTCAGCGCCGAGACGAGATGCTCAGGATGTACCATGCCCTGAAGGAGGCGCTGAATATCATCGGTGACATTACCACCAGCACCATCACCACCCCTGTACCTCCACCCGTGGACGACGGCTGGCTGCAGAACTCCACCAGCGGGCACAG tccAACTGTACAGAGGAGACCGGCTGCCACCATCATGCCTCCAAGCCGCCCGCCTGCAGTGAGGGGCCCCACTCCAGGACCCCCACTCATCCCTCTACCTGCAGGGGGCTCAGCGTACCCACCCATCCCATCCCGCCCAGGTTCTGCGGCTGCTTTCCCTGCTGCTAACAATGACCCATTCTCTGCACCTCCACAGATCCCATCCCGGCCGGCTCGTATACCCCCAGGTGTACCCCCTGGTGTGCCCAG CCGGAGACCACCCGCCGCCCCCAGTCGGCCCACCATAATCCGACCTGCAGAGCCCTCCCTACTAGACTAA